In Carassius auratus strain Wakin unplaced genomic scaffold, ASM336829v1 scaf_tig00215205, whole genome shotgun sequence, the genomic stretch attgaattgaattgaataatccaaacgcaaatcgcgcattaccgtttgcattttcgtttaagcgaacgcacagtgtctgccaaatttaaaatggaaatgcaaagtccatttgcaattgtgtttccaATATCTTACAAGCTGTGAGCCTGTcacatttaaatagcaatattaattacacatttgcctttgcactctctctgcactgtgcatgtaaactgccaaaactcaaatggaatcgcaattccttttgcatttgaatttccaacgtctacacggaaacctgtcaatcaagtgacaggggtggggccattttatttggcgtgtttgcattgggaagtgacgtcactcacagtcgacggtaataaataattattaattaattagtgtggACTTTGTCATCTAAATTCTTAATAACCAATAAGGTTAAGGATGTGTCTTAAAAATTACTTCATCTTTTCTATCATGtgaagctttacttaaaaatgatgTTTCCTGATATTGACACTTTCTGTTCTTTTTGTGGCGCTGAACACAAAtccatttctcatctcttctgGGAATGCACATATACAAGTCTGTTCTGGAAGAATTTTTGTATTCTGAATGATTAAAATATACAGCAAGTTAAATGCATTCTCACCAGCAGCTGAGGCTCCAGCAGGTCGCTAATACATCTATTGCTCAGGTCAATCACCTTTCTTTCTGGTTTTTCCCCTCCTTCACATTTATCACCTGGAATCTTTCGGTAcctattaaaaaaagaacaactaTGAAACAATCTGCATGTTGCTTCAAGAGCTCTACTAATGAGTCAGAGaaaagatgacagaattaaataaaatatctcaactGTCTACTGACTAATGCTAGGATTGAGCATCAATCCTCAAGCAACGGAGAACAATAAAGAGGGCATTACCCATGGGTCTGTAGCTGTTCCTTTTTCCCATGGATGCAGATCTCCAAATCGTGGCCTTTGAGATCATCCTGTTCAATACATTCTGAGCTGTTCTCTTTACGGTAATATCCAAAGTCACTAAGGAGGAGGGTAGAGAATATctgacatttttgaaaactttgaTGTCTTCATTTAGAATTTATAACAATAGGTCTAAACTGATAATCCTTTTAACATGACAAATGACTGTAAATGACTAAGGCATGgcaaatatatcattttaaataatatacataaataaaaaacaacatcgAAATTACATGGTGTTCACTACTAAAACTGAGACGAAAATTACTGatttaaaaactctttaaaaaaaaaaaagtaaaataaatgtaaaaagctaAATTAGTTGAAacgaatgaacaaataaaaaaaataacaaatgaaagaaTTAACATTAAAAGACAAatctttgtttaataataatcaaGACTTCACATTACAGTTAAGTCATCTGATGTGTGTCTGTATGAGATGAGAGTAGAAAACTTGCAGATGGTGATAAAGAATATGATGCATGTTGATTTGATAATTGCACTGAAAATGCGTCCAAAAGTGTTGTCATAAAatttcaaactaaaactgaattactaaaaaaaaactttggttccAACTCACCATAGGAAGTCATCCAGTGTACACTTGCATGGCGTGGGCTTCTTTGTGACTATGTAATCTCTGCCAATCCAACACACCGAGTCCTTTTTCAGACGCTGGAAATGTTCCTTATAACCCAGCATACAACCATCGTCTGGGTCGCTGATGTCATCAGAGTGTGCCAGCCACTCAGTGTAATCACTCTTCGTGCCTTGGAAGCAGAGAGAAAGATTCGATTGTGCTTAACTGAATTATTTAAGTGCAACATGCCTTTGATTTTATGTGGTCCAAACAGAACTGGTCACTCACAGTCACGTGTCAGCAGGTCTTTAAAGTCAATGGTGTAAGTTACCCAGTTGCTGATCAGAGCATCTTCATAACCCCATAGACTGACATTCACTGAGCGGGCACCAGGCTCTGAGGCCAGCCCTGTGAAAAGGAACGGCGTCTGGGTGAACTTATAAACATGCCAGCATTGCCCCTCATCAGTGGAGAACCTGAGAGACACACAAGCAGACAGTTTTACCAGATATACATTGCATATTATTAGCTTGACATGGAAAACTGACCATATAAAAGCCAATCGTAGCATCTCAGAACCTCAGGAAGTGAGGCAGGGTTATTTTAgctaaccaaaataaataaatgaatatatatatatatatatatatatatatactaaaatccGACACCAAAATGACATAGAAGTGAGGATGCTCACTTAATCTCGGAGATGGGTTTGACTTCACTGTGCTCCACGGCCACCAACAGGCCTCCTGAGTCTAAGATGGCGTAGTGGTGCGGCCCCTTCAGCGCCTGCAGCCAGGTGTAACCTCCATCATCAGACACGTACACATCAGGAGTCAACATTGAGATTGCGTCACCTACACTGCCTGAAAAAGGGTGTGGGATAGTTCAAAGTTTCATTATATTAAAGCAGAGACGTCCTGACCTAATAAGCTATATaagaagtatatatataaatggtgcAGACTGCAGAGAACGGGAAAAGAAGGTGAACAAGATAAGGGTATGTGatgaatattgaaaatatactGTTGAAATGGCTTTTGCTGCATCGTGCTGCAAGTGTTTTGGAGACACGCTGTGCCAGAGAAACAACTGTATGAACATGAACAGTATTGTTGTCTTAAGACTCTTCAAAATATGCGAATAATTCATATCAGAATAATTATCAGAATGGTATCGATTTTTAGAATGCATATATTATCTTACTTTCCATCGACCAGTTTTAAACACTGCGCTGGGCTTTTGCTGTGTAAAAATCAGGTCAGATTTTCTCATTGATGTGAACAAAGCATTAGACGTGCCGAACAAAAAATGCAAGTTCACTCTGACAGAAGGTGGAGCTTTAGGAATAGCAGAACTGTTACCATGGTTAACCCTCTACACAAAGCAGTGCAATTTCCGACACCTGCTTGTTTGTCATGGAGGTCAAAAAAAGTCAaacagtatttaaatgttttcaagatAAGGGTCCTGAATGGAAGCAGCCATGGAGATGTTTTAATCACGCTGCTGTTTATCAAATAACAACTATTTAAATATAGCATATCtttatacaaacatttatttagacttatacatttttgcatttttaaagttttaaataattgttaaaagtGCTTAAGTAAATATATCTTCATATTTATGTATTGAAATATAAACACTCAAAAGATGATTAAGCCAGTTTgttagtttttgtaaaaataaaatacaacagggttattatagttaactcaaataacaaaaaatatattaaaaaaatgttacttgaaataaaatattaaaatgttaactgaaataaaatacttatactgttttactttagCTAGTTGACAATGCAACATTTGCCATTTTCAATTTTGTTTATCTTGATGTCCTAAAATAATtaacactaaaactgaaataaaattaaataaccaTAAAGAAAATCAACAATAATACAACtaatataaacaacaaaaacaaacaatgaaaccactaaaacattacaatgaaaatgagggcagaaaaaaaatccatataaaaaactataaaagcacatgaatgatactaaaataacattgcttTACAATAAAGGGAAGTcgttgggaagtcgtggcctaatggttagagtgttggactcccaatcgaagggttgtgagttctagtctcgggccggacggaattgtgggtggggttagtgcatgtatagttctctctccaccttcaataccacgacttaggtgcccttgagcaaggcatcgaacccccaactgctccccgggcgccgcagcataaatggctgcccactgctccgggtgtgtgctcacagtgtgtgtgtgtttgttcactgctctgtgtgtgtgcatttcggatgggttaaatgcagagcacgagtatgggtcaccatacttggctgaatatcactTCACTATCACTAAAGTGTCAGTGTAAGATGTAAACTATGGGGGATGGGGTGGTTATTGGGGGCCCCTCTTTTGAAACTCTGCTTAGGGCTCCCAAAATATTAGGGCCGGCCCTGTATGAAAGTCATTGTTTTGCAATTATGTTGCAATTCTATTTTGTTCAAGGCAAGTTATTATTACTGCCAATTAAATTAATAcactcaaataaaatatttcaatttgtcACAGAACGGAATTGGACTTTAGTCTGTTTCTAATAGTGTGTGTACATTACCATGAGCCAATATAAGTCCCACAGCATTGGGTTCACTCAGAGGGAGCATGGGAACATTCAGCTTCTTGGAAGTGCTGTATGAGGCATGAATATGCAGACTACACTGCAAAGGAGGAAGACAACACATGGTAAGTTAAAAAAAGGAAGTCTTCTCAAGCTGCCAAATTATAACAACTTCTTTAAAATGGTTCTTACCATTTCTGGATCTTTGGCTGTAGAATCGCACTTGCTGTTTTCTGGTTTCTTCAAAGGAACCCATTCTCCACCCTGATCAAATGATATTACAGTCTGTACTGAGCCATCTGTAGCAGAAAAGAGAAATCGAatgaaacataaaacatttcagaatttGGTCATATGAactaaatgattttaatttaatctattatcattttatgtaattatatatacactactgttgaaaGCTTAGGAgtcagatttttaaaagaaattaatattgtcAACCTTTTCTTACAGATAAAATAATACCACAAATGTTGCCTTTGTTGTATtatttaagcccctttcacactgccattccggcaaatacaggggtaaagtgttcctgcaattgtttcctggtcgctagattttgcactttcacactgccagtgatgacccgggatatgtgcgtgctttcacacacaacccttgaagaccccgtaacgacacgtgacatcagcgcgtgacgtgtaatgtacgagtcgacaacgctaggcatgATATACTTTCAATGAAGCAAATGTTCACGGcctcagcgcggaaagtgaggaactaactgatctctgcttcattacagtttgcacatatgttttcgttgcAAACGTTGattttccttcaaaacagccggtaaaagagtcgcgcgatatcTCTGGGTCCCCTCAGATCACACTCAACCTCCTCTCTCTCCAGTGAGCAGCAGTGTGCCGTTCGAGTGTGCTATCAAATGTACCACTCACGTACCCTCTGCTCAAATGCAAATCACTGTTGCACACACTCAGACCCCGCTTCGGACAGGCCACGAGACGTCTTGGCCGGGTCCCTGCATTTCTCTTCACTGCCGCACTGCGTGTACGAGTATACTTGTAATGTATCTGGGAGCCTGGCTAGCGCTGCCCAGTCTGTCTCGTTGCCTCATTCAGATCATCAGAATCAGCTATGTGATTTAGTTTGAGAGAGTAGGGCATTCACATTCTCAACTACCAAAATGACTTAAATCCTTCCTAGCACCCCTCTATACCCTCTCGGGAATCATCTCTAGTCCTTAAcgcactacagcagggcccatttgagcctttgcCATCAGTTGAGCTGATGTTTCTATCAATGAAGACTCCACTCCTTCTTGCACTGTCCTCCATCAAGAGGGttggggacctgcatgcatttgaATTCAACGAATCTTGCCTATTGAGTTTGGGGccgctgactcccaggtaatcctgaggccccggcatGGCTATGTGCCCCAGAGGCGGCAGACCCAGCCATAGCTCTGCTTTGTCCCATATGAGCTTTGAGATGGTACATAGACTAGaaacaaagcttcaggacctcaggtGCTCCTTGTTCGTTTTGTAGAccagcagaaggggaatgccatcACTAAGCAGATGATGGCCCattggatagtggatgccatcaccctggcttatcaggcacaggatGTGCCCTGCGCCTCAGGTTGCGAGCCCACTTGACTAGAAGTGttgcttcctcctgggcgctggcccATGGCTCCTTGCCAACACGTTTGCTAGATTCTACAGCCTTCGTGTGGAGACGGTATCCTCCGGTGTTCTAACCTCAAATGGTTAgaagcactgagaggccccgATTTAGTGTCAGCTTGCTAAAACCACTCCAGAGAGtctgtactgtagaccctgtcGAGCTCCTCCAATCCCCTGGACAGCCAGACGGGGCAGAACATCCGGCGCCAGGCCCTCACCTGATGAATCCTTGAGAAACGGTAGAGGGCTGGGTTCCATATGTAGAGACCTAAGCGAAAACCTGAGTATCCATTGTGCTCACTGCCTCATTATAATAGTGCTGcaatcagcggcagctggatgcagtcatcacatgccaatgtgcattggctcgtttagtttacacttagggttatatactgtacataacagAGACGTTACCCAACATGTGAACGCAGGGTGATCTGAATGCAGGGAAATACATGTAACTGAATCGTCGCAATTTAGAAATGAGATTGCATTAATGTATACATCAGGATTGTGATTGTATTTTTCTAATAATcctattgataataataagaaatgtttattagtaatggctgctgaaaattctactTTGCCACAGCGTTGATACagtttactaaaattaaaactatataatataaatatttttgtcacTAATGGaactaattaaatattataaaaaatataatagtatctcagggatacaaaaagtacaaaatcttaccaaccacaaacttttgaacggtagtgtatgccattttaaatatgtatatccaAGGTTAAATTTAGAAAGTAAACAGCAAGTTATTATTTTGGAACTGCTTATATCCATATTGATTTAAAGTATACTAAGTGATACAGTCCCCATGGAGCAATCGgatattaaatacacacacagactatAAGCATATGCCTGTCTTGTGTAGGATGTAGTCATACCCTCTGCCATTATGCTAGTAGTGAAGACTCCTCTGAGGGAAGTGACGTTTGTGAAGTCTGTCTCGCCCCCAGGGGTCGTATACAGATGGCGTTCTAGAGACTTGGAATAAACAGTGCCTCTGTCATCTGATACATAGATGGTGCCAAACCCatcgtctgaaaaaaaaaaacacaatagagTTAAAAGACACAGAAACACGGAGGTCTATCAAGTAGCACAAATCAATTGGATATTGCAATATATCACTGGTTAACCAATAAAAGTTTTCACAGTAAGTGACATATTTGTGTAGCAACACAGATTATATTATTATGGTTTATACAATAGGAAATAATACattgtaaaaacatgttttatggtTATggtaaataaaaagcaaacacccACCTCCTGGTTCGTCCACATGCATGAAGACCATTTCATCATTGGCTGCGAGTATAGAATAAAACTGCTCTTGACCGACAGAAGGAAGTTGTGCCATGTTCCATGTCTCACCTTTGTCTACCGATACATGTATTGCCCGTACAGGGTCCTAAAGAACATGCACAGTTAACATGTCACATTTAGGActttatatattcacacacaaaacTCAGATGGACCCTAAAACACCTCTGATGCTGACGGCATTATGTTTCCTGATCCATTCATAACTGATGCGAACAGGAATCGTCCACCGATCCCAAAAGAGTAGATCCTCTCAGCAACTGTTTTCATATTAACAACGAAGTCAACTGACTTCTTCAGTACCAGCATCCctctatcatctaaaaaaaaaaaaattcaaacattgaAAAAACATTACCACAGGAATATATGGTTTTATGAGTTGCTGATACCGCATGGGCCACAGTGGTAATAACACAAGGTTTGCTGACTCAAATCCATTGTGGGATGCTAAAACCTAATTCAAAAAGCTTCTAACAACACTTAATCTAAACAATATTAAAGAGCTCTTGAGCAACACCACTCACAGTATGCTGCATCATCCCCTCGGACACTGGTGCAACTTGCAAAAAAGCACACCAGCtctttggcaaaaaaaaagaagcgTAGAAGTGTGCACTTTCACTCAGCTGGGCTCAAAAATAAAGATAGGCGCTGACAGGTCCAGTGTGAGAGAGTACTGGGACAGTTGGCAGGGCTGTCATTACAGTATTGTCACAACTGTCACATTTGTCAAACAAGTGCTAGTGTTTATATGTATTTCAAACTAAAACATATGGTTTTCAACCAATTGCGGTTACAAATTTGGATAAAAATCTAACTGGATAACATAGATGAGATTTTTCTTCAAAATCTCAAGAAAGACTTGTGATAAACCTACGTTGctgcaatttatatatttttttgcacaatttCTGCATTATGTTTTTGCATTATGTGTTTATGAATTGATAGCTGTGAAATTTCCAGCTATTATTGCAAGTaataaaaatttactcaagttAGAATAACTACATTTCAATGCAGTGACTAATGCATAAGGacgtaaaaactaaataaacataaaatcgaTATACACACACTCATGTCCCCACACCTTGGATCAACAAAGCTATAAATATTACTCACAGCAAGATCCTTTAGTGTTGGTGGAGAAGAACAGAGTATCCATTCCCCTGTGGAAAAAAGGAAGAGAGAATTTATTCAACTCAAGAAACCTTATAAAATAACAGCAGTCAGATCAGTCATTTGTTTGTAGAATAAAAAGTACAAACATGCTGCACATTAAAATGTGAAGAAAGGAGACATAGTTTGTGACAATCAACACACAAGCCATATTTTTGCTTTATAAATAACATCTGAACAGTGCAACAAGAAGCTGGTTACATAGCGATTGATTCTCCATTAAAATTCATGGCATTGTTGTAACAGAATAGCTGGGATTGTCTGAGATCATATGGCGTATTGTTAAGACAAGACTTAAGGGAGTGACTCAGGTCGAGGAGTCATCAGGTTGCCAAACTGTTGGAATATTACCAACAAAGGTGTTAtagtgaactaaaactaaaatatgaaataaaatcagcattaacttaaaatttttatcttttttacttttatttcagttagttgccaaagcaacattttcatGTAGCTTGATGCACAAAAAgaactataaataaaactgaaataaaaaataataaaacctgtacacacaaattaaaaaactaaaccataacagtaaatatgacaaaaacacaaccaaattactaaatatttaatcaaaattaagtggaaaatacaaaaatagtaatataattagtagaactaattaaagaaaaagcatttctaaacatttctaaaattaaaatgtaggtGGGCCATTCCATGCAATACATTTTCTTATATTGGgtaaaatattaattgtattatttttttaagatagaaattatattatttaattttcttttattacaatttattggTTTGAGCAGCTGTTGCCATTTTACCTTGTTCCTGGTTGCTatgtaaaatctaaaattaaaaacgggatttttttttaataaaagtgcaTCTTTCATTTTTCACCTTTCTCTAATCAAAACTATTACTTATAATAATTTCATAGGTTTCTTCTCAGTATCGTTTTTCATAAGTATCATTTAGCTGTCCTCAGtatctttttctattctggtaCTCTTTCAATGACTTCATTCTCCAGGAAGTGACACCATTTGAAAACAGCACAAACATCACTTTAGCACCAGATTTGGATGAATTCTGAGATGTTTTGTTGCATCACAATAAAATGATCTCAAGCCCCCTGAAGAAAAATTCCAATCACTCACTTTATAGCACTTTATTTGCATTCTGTTAATTTTCTTCCCATTGCATAAACaatcatattataattaataaagctGATGATGTGTTCAAGCTAAACCAGTCCATTTCTGAAACTTTACACTCATATTGATGCTTCCTTAAATGatgttataatttaaatatgaatatcttCATTTAAAAGAAACAGCATAACCGAAATGAATCCGGTTTTTGGTGTGGCTTTTCTGGCTTCTGAAGTCATGCGTGACCTTTGTATCTGCTTTTCACGTTTAGTGCAAGATAAAATCGGACTGATCTGACCCAATTTACTACTGTCGTTTTGaaccaaacctttaaaaaaggtgggatagtttttataaaaaaaactaggTTTCCAGGAAGGCTGCAGGGACCACTGAGAATGAAACTAACCTGAAGTCAGGAATACTCAGAGGAGGTATACAATATATAAAGACTAAAAAGTTCCCAAACAGATCTGGCAGCCTTGGTCAAACATTAAATCCGCAAATTAATACTTCGCCTCATTGAACTTCCTTGTTAATACAACTACTTCCCTGttaaattctataaataaaaGACTGTTGAATgaacgtaaaaaataaaataaaataaaaaacggaaGAATTGAACTGAAGTTTGATGTAGCAGTTTATCTGGAGCAGGCAAGCTTCCTCGGACATTTGAAAGCAGAGCCGTATGGAAAAACAAGGTGACTCAGCAGAGAATGTCTCGTGTTGCTGCCATGGTGCCcatatttgcatgtttgtgtttttgtgtgtcctGGATGTGCAGCCGTGAAAAGAAAGATCCAGAACACTggtcaaaacataaaaacaacataggcccaaatatataaagtcactcCACCCTGAACCCCTCACATGTTCACAAACAAAAAACCCACTCCTGAATTGGTTTTAACAATCATAAAAAGCCTACCATTTGACCACACACACCATCTCATGGATTTTCGCCCATGTTGCACCAAAGTCTTTGGAGATCCAGAGTTCTCGCTGAAACAACAGTAATACGTTGATACTATGTgatttatcatgatattatgcAGCGCTTGAAAGGCATAAACGAGGAATAAAGCGCTATGAACGTATATCTTCTTGTTTTTATACTTGAGGAGGAAATGATAGCAAATATTTACAATGAGGATATTTAATAGGCCATCATGTCATTCAGATAAGCAAAAAACAAGAACTCTTATCAGTTCAGGAAGCCCAACATGTGTTGATGATAGTTTTGAACTTCACTATGAGATAAACTAAGGACTTAAATGCAATATGTAGTCATAATGCATACTTTCTGGAATAAGTGTACAAATTTACTCAAATTAAATTCTTAAACTGATCAAATGGCTCTTACTAACTTTCCATTCAACGCCAAAAATGTCAATCTATAAGGAAATAGCACAAATGTTTTAAAGGCTCTCACCTTGGCGCTGATGGCGACAAGCACATCTGAGTTTTGAGGGTTGTACGATATCTGCATTAGTGGTTGGAAATGCAGTTCTGTGTGGATGAAACTCTTGCCAAAATCCCTCGAACGGAAAATTCTGGCACCACTGCCTCCGGAAGCATCTCCCGTGAGGATCACCTAAGGGAAAAAGTATCAGGGCTTTAAGTGCTGTCACAAATCTGTGCAATTGCATTGAGTATTGAAACATCAGCAAAGAACAGAAAGTCCAACTGGTCTATTTTTACTGCGATTGACATGCTGCGTTTAAGTATCTACAGACCAAGTCAGTTTGAGAAACAGCTTTAACATAACAGCTTCCCAGCTCTTGTGGGCTTATGAGAAGTTACTGAAACACTGGACTTCTGACACGTCAGGTGGCCCACCTTGCCAGAGTTTTCCGGACCAATAGCGATCCCATAGTCAGTGCTGATGAAGGTGTTGTTGATAAGTTCTGTGACATCCTCAAAGGACTTTCCATAGTTTTCACTTCACAAAGAGTGGAGGATTGAGAAAGAAATTAAGTAAAGCGAATGCTTCATTGATATTACGAAAACAAAAACACGATTAAAACCAGCACTCACCTCCTGTACAGTTTAGACTGACCGAATCTCAGGAAGACTAGTGGCATCTGAAATGTTGTCAGGGCCAGCACAACCTAAGATTTAGACATGAAGACAGTTATTTACCCGGACACAAATCTTCATAAAATTTAAGGGGAAACTTCTCATTCTTTCAGCCCAGGATTAAACTGCATAAATTCTAGGACGCACTGCTACTAACCATTTAGATGATTGGGgtctgtaatatttttataaccattttttttttttttacaaaatttgcacttttattcagtaaggacgCAGCTGAACAAAAATGACAGAAAGGACATTCATTCATTAGAACTTTCTTTTGAAAGAATCCCGAAAAAAGCATCAGgatttccataaaaataaaaaacagcacaacggttttcaacatgatgataataagattttttctcctgagcagcagatcagcatatcagaatgatttctgaaggatcatgcgacactgaggactggagtaatgatgctggaaattcagctttatctTCACAggaattcattacattttaaaatatattaaatcagaaaacattatatcttggtgagcataagagacttctttcaaaaacaaaatatcttacagaTGGTAAGTGTATGTATGATTTTTATTGC encodes the following:
- the LOC113093986 gene encoding sortilin-like; this translates as MRGLGYFIALLFLPMAFGGDFLEEPISYHAHRVYLKSPVAARSLIGTGSYADTSRVRRHIKKRSADGGSDSCNGLHGFETKLTSNTHNWTFPDISGSVSLAWVGDGTGVVLALTTFQMPLVFLRFGQSKLYRSENYGKSFEDVTELINNTFISTDYGIAIGPENSGKVILTGDASGGSGARIFRSRDFGKSFIHTELHFQPLMQISYNPQNSDVLVAISAKRELWISKDFGATWAKIHEMVCVVKWGMDTLFFSTNTKGSCYDRGMLVLKKSVDFVVNMKTVAERIYSFGIGGRFLFASVMNGSGNIMPSASEDPVRAIHVSVDKGETWNMAQLPSVGQEQFYSILAANDEMVFMHVDEPGDDGFGTIYVSDDRGTVYSKSLERHLYTTPGGETDFTNVTSLRGVFTTSIMAEDGSVQTVISFDQGGEWVPLKKPENSKCDSTAKDPEMCSLHIHASYSTSKKLNVPMLPLSEPNAVGLILAHGSVGDAISMLTPDVYVSDDGGYTWLQALKGPHHYAILDSGGLLVAVEHSEVKPISEIKFSTDEGQCWHVYKFTQTPFLFTGLASEPGARSVNVSLWGYEDALISNWVTYTIDFKDLLTRDCTKSDYTEWLAHSDDISDPDDGCMLGYKEHFQRLKKDSVCWIGRDYIVTKKPTPCKCTLDDFLCDFGYYRKENSSECIEQDDLKGHDLEICIHGKKEQLQTHGYRKIPGDKCEGGEKPERKVIDLSNRCISDLLEPQLLTDKSSSHTAPIVAILIILLLTGVVFGVLFVKKYVCGGRFFVHRYSVLQHNVEANGIDEPLDTDVAGAPKNDFHDDSDEDLLE